A DNA window from Chelativorans sp. AA-79 contains the following coding sequences:
- a CDS encoding iron ABC transporter permease: MTIMRAGERYRRRIFRQSMFVAGAFAALAVAICVDIAIGPGWYGPMEVLTALVAPENVDPKLAIIVWDVRLPVAVMAILVGAMLGVAGAQMQTILHNPLADPFTLGISSAASFGAALAIALGIGLLPMGGSFFVTANAFFFALATSLVLFLFTRMRGVTIETFVLVGIALFFTFNALLAFIQYQSSEAQLQQIVFWMMGSLARASWTKIGICALLLALVVPLAWARNSMMTALAMGDERAASLGVPVARLRLEMLTSISLLAATATAFVGTIGFVGLVGPHIARMLVGEDQRYFLPVSAAAGAIILSAASTLSKGITPGVIYPIGIITALVGVPFFLSLILSIRKETWR, from the coding sequence ATGACCATCATGCGAGCCGGAGAGCGCTATCGCCGCCGGATTTTCCGCCAGTCGATGTTCGTGGCGGGGGCATTCGCCGCGCTGGCGGTCGCCATTTGCGTTGACATTGCCATCGGGCCGGGCTGGTACGGCCCGATGGAAGTGCTGACGGCGCTCGTTGCACCTGAAAACGTTGACCCCAAGCTGGCCATCATCGTCTGGGATGTGCGCCTGCCGGTGGCGGTCATGGCGATCCTGGTCGGTGCCATGCTGGGCGTGGCGGGCGCGCAGATGCAGACGATTCTGCACAATCCGCTCGCCGATCCCTTTACCCTCGGCATTTCTTCCGCCGCGAGCTTCGGCGCGGCGCTTGCCATCGCCCTCGGCATCGGATTGCTGCCGATGGGCGGGTCCTTCTTCGTCACAGCGAATGCCTTCTTCTTCGCGCTTGCGACATCGCTGGTGCTGTTCCTGTTCACCCGAATGCGCGGCGTCACAATCGAGACCTTCGTGCTGGTCGGCATCGCGCTGTTCTTCACCTTCAACGCGCTCCTCGCTTTCATCCAGTACCAGTCGTCGGAAGCGCAGCTTCAGCAGATCGTGTTCTGGATGATGGGTAGCCTCGCGCGCGCCAGCTGGACCAAGATCGGCATCTGCGCGCTCCTGCTTGCGCTGGTCGTCCCGCTGGCCTGGGCACGCAATTCCATGATGACCGCGCTTGCCATGGGCGACGAACGGGCGGCCAGCCTCGGGGTTCCGGTCGCCCGGCTCAGGCTGGAGATGTTGACGTCCATTTCGCTGCTGGCGGCGACGGCGACCGCCTTCGTCGGCACCATCGGGTTCGTGGGCCTTGTCGGCCCGCATATCGCGCGTATGCTGGTTGGCGAGGACCAGCGCTATTTCCTGCCCGTCTCGGCTGCGGCCGGCGCCATCATCCTGTCGGCCGCCTCGACCCTGTCCAAGGGGATAACGCCCGGCGTGATCTATCCGATCGGCATCATCACCGCGCTGGTGGGCGTGCCCTTCTTCCTCAGCCTGATCCTCTCGATCCGCAAGGAGACGTGGCGATGA
- a CDS encoding ABC transporter substrate-binding protein, with product MLDNAMRMRAAIRRSLLMIAWLAAALIAAAGMASAQEKITVTDLAGRTVEVPHGAKKVILGEGRMFYATVVLDKDSPFDQLAAIGDDLPKFDPDTWNKYLERFPDAKDVPMIGAAASADFSLEKALELDADVLVVTLGFYDKIRESGIIDTLEKAGVPTVFVDFRERPTQNTVPSILLLGRIFGKEAEAQAFADFYMAQMRRVYNVTTRLKPDQRPTVFAERAAGLDPAVCCNTFGNFNFGEFVAEAGGFNIGTKYFTGVSGVLNPEALVVEDPDYILATGANWSGSNPGNIAVWLGYEADPTKAKEQLQGLMQRTGFPELKAVKANNVLAVYHQFYQSPYHFVAVQALAKWLHPDKFADLDPRATFEELHERFLPIDVSGVFWTTLD from the coding sequence ATGCTGGATAACGCAATGCGCATGCGCGCAGCGATCCGCCGTTCCCTGCTGATGATCGCATGGCTCGCGGCCGCGCTGATCGCGGCGGCGGGCATGGCGAGCGCACAGGAGAAGATCACCGTCACCGATCTTGCCGGGCGGACTGTCGAGGTGCCGCACGGCGCCAAGAAGGTCATCCTCGGCGAAGGGCGCATGTTCTATGCCACGGTCGTGCTGGACAAGGACAGCCCTTTCGACCAGCTCGCCGCAATCGGCGATGATCTGCCGAAGTTCGATCCCGACACCTGGAACAAGTATCTGGAGCGTTTCCCAGACGCGAAGGACGTTCCGATGATCGGCGCTGCCGCCTCCGCCGATTTCAGCTTGGAAAAGGCGCTGGAGCTCGATGCGGACGTGCTGGTCGTCACGCTCGGCTTCTATGACAAGATCCGCGAGAGCGGCATCATCGACACGCTGGAGAAGGCCGGCGTGCCGACCGTCTTCGTCGACTTCCGCGAACGGCCGACGCAGAACACCGTGCCGTCGATCCTGCTTCTGGGCCGAATCTTCGGCAAGGAAGCCGAGGCACAGGCCTTCGCCGACTTCTACATGGCGCAGATGCGGCGGGTCTATAACGTGACCACCCGCCTGAAGCCCGACCAGCGTCCGACCGTCTTCGCCGAGCGTGCCGCCGGTCTGGATCCTGCCGTCTGCTGCAACACCTTCGGCAACTTCAATTTCGGCGAGTTCGTCGCCGAGGCTGGCGGCTTCAATATCGGCACGAAATACTTCACTGGCGTCAGCGGTGTATTGAACCCGGAGGCGCTGGTGGTCGAGGATCCCGACTACATTCTGGCCACCGGCGCCAACTGGTCCGGCTCCAACCCCGGCAACATCGCCGTGTGGCTCGGCTACGAGGCCGATCCCACCAAGGCGAAGGAGCAGCTCCAGGGCCTGATGCAGCGCACCGGCTTTCCGGAGTTGAAGGCGGTGAAGGCCAATAACGTCTTGGCCGTCTACCATCAGTTCTACCAGAGCCCCTACCACTTCGTGGCGGTGCAGGCCTTGGCCAAGTGGCTGCATCCCGACAAGTTCGCCGACCTCGACCCGCGGGCGACCTTCGAGGAGCTGCACGAGCGCTTCCTGCCCATCGACGTGAGCGGCGTCTTCTGGACGACGCTCGATTAG
- a CDS encoding class I SAM-dependent methyltransferase has product MAGQNWTIKDEIRDYWSGRAASFDLSPGHEIFAEDERHAWHALIEKHLGAGAGRDALDLASGTGVISRLLCERGYSVTGLDFSEPMLERAEAKAKAHGLDARYVMGDAENTLLADAAYDVIMTRHLVWTLPDPAAAFADWFRVLKPGGRVLIVDADMAARTLRSRLLRKAAAVLKRFADTADRPGVDKERHNRIVAQVHFSGGARAEDVAALLRDAGFQNIAIDRGFSPIRRAQGRHMPLHQRIDRASQDRYAIQASKPVQQAVQAPGDSLRAA; this is encoded by the coding sequence ATGGCGGGACAGAATTGGACGATCAAGGACGAGATCCGCGACTATTGGTCGGGGCGCGCCGCGTCTTTTGATCTTTCACCGGGACATGAAATCTTCGCGGAGGACGAGCGCCATGCATGGCATGCGCTGATCGAAAAGCACTTAGGAGCCGGAGCCGGCCGGGACGCCCTTGACCTTGCTTCCGGCACCGGCGTGATATCGCGGCTTCTGTGCGAGCGCGGCTATTCCGTGACCGGGCTCGACTTTTCCGAACCTATGCTGGAACGGGCGGAAGCCAAGGCCAAGGCACACGGACTCGACGCGAGATACGTCATGGGCGACGCCGAGAACACGCTTCTGGCCGATGCGGCCTATGACGTCATCATGACCCGGCATCTGGTATGGACCCTGCCCGATCCAGCGGCCGCGTTCGCGGATTGGTTCCGGGTGCTGAAACCCGGCGGGAGGGTCCTGATCGTGGATGCCGACATGGCGGCGCGGACTCTGCGCTCCCGGCTCCTGAGGAAAGCCGCAGCCGTTCTCAAGCGCTTCGCCGATACGGCCGATAGGCCTGGGGTTGACAAAGAGCGTCACAACCGCATCGTTGCCCAGGTGCATTTTTCCGGCGGAGCGCGCGCCGAGGACGTCGCGGCGCTGCTTCGCGACGCCGGATTCCAAAACATCGCCATCGACCGCGGCTTCTCGCCCATACGCAGGGCGCAGGGCCGTCACATGCCGCTTCACCAGCGGATCGATCGAGCCAGCCAGGACCGCTATGCGATCCAAGCCAGCAAACCCGTTCAACAAGCCGTGCAAGCACCGGGCGACAGCCTGCGCGCGGCATGA
- a CDS encoding SDR family NAD(P)-dependent oxidoreductase has protein sequence MGGVWLVTGASRGLGREITRAALDAGETVMATARSADAVRDACGEHGRLHALPLDITDAEAAKSVAGETAERFGAIDVLVNNAGYAELGFFETFTDAAVRRQFEVNLFGTMNVARAVAPHMRERRSGLIVTISSVSGLVSNAGGAVYSASKFAIEGWMEGFAQELAPLGVRSLLVEPGMLRTDFMDQKSASFGSIDIPDYAEAIAQYRAFVDEANGNQPNDPKLLAARIVALASQDDVPSRLVFGDDARQWAGAKVDQLRQEIAQSADRD, from the coding sequence ATGGGCGGGGTTTGGCTGGTGACTGGCGCGAGCCGCGGGCTTGGACGCGAGATCACGCGCGCGGCGCTCGATGCGGGCGAGACGGTCATGGCGACGGCACGGTCCGCGGATGCCGTGCGCGATGCCTGCGGCGAACACGGTCGCCTGCACGCCCTCCCACTCGATATCACCGACGCCGAAGCTGCGAAGTCGGTCGCCGGCGAGACCGCCGAGCGGTTCGGTGCGATCGACGTGCTGGTCAACAATGCCGGCTATGCCGAACTCGGTTTCTTCGAGACGTTCACCGATGCCGCGGTACGGCGTCAGTTCGAGGTCAACCTGTTCGGCACGATGAACGTCGCGCGCGCGGTCGCCCCTCACATGCGTGAGCGTCGCTCGGGCCTCATCGTCACCATCTCGTCGGTCAGCGGGCTGGTCTCCAACGCTGGCGGAGCGGTCTACTCGGCGTCGAAGTTCGCGATCGAGGGATGGATGGAAGGCTTCGCGCAGGAGCTGGCACCGTTGGGCGTTCGCTCGCTCCTGGTCGAGCCAGGGATGCTGCGCACCGATTTCATGGACCAAAAGTCGGCGAGCTTCGGCAGCATCGACATTCCAGACTATGCCGAGGCGATTGCGCAGTATCGTGCGTTCGTGGATGAGGCCAACGGCAACCAGCCGAACGATCCGAAGCTGCTCGCCGCGCGGATCGTAGCGCTTGCTTCGCAGGACGATGTGCCATCGCGGCTCGTGTTCGGCGACGACGCGCGCCAGTGGGCCGGCGCGAAGGTCGACCAATTGCGGCAGGAGATCGCCCAGTCCGCCGATCGCGATTGA
- a CDS encoding LysR family transcriptional regulator codes for MRPDQLGDLAVFAAIASDRSFTRAARRLGVTQSALSQTMKRLEGQLGFRLLSRTTRSVAPTAAGERLLATLSPALAGLADEIEALSQARGAAVGTVRITTGKHAADTVLWPMLPSFMRRHPGIEVEVCVEGGMTDVVAGRYDAGIRLGERLEKDMIALAVGPPLRVAVVAAPSYLSDHPAPMEPADLMAHRCVAYGDARGDLSPWSFERDGRVVTVKPGRGPVFNDGDLLVAAALEGFGILYILEDLVAAPIADGRLTRLLEPWCEPFAGYHLYYPDRRGTTAFELFKEALRESRAA; via the coding sequence ATGCGTCCGGATCAGCTCGGCGACCTCGCCGTCTTCGCAGCGATCGCCTCCGATCGCAGCTTCACGCGCGCCGCGAGGCGGCTCGGAGTCACGCAGTCGGCGTTGAGCCAGACCATGAAGCGGCTGGAGGGCCAACTCGGTTTTCGCCTGCTCTCCCGCACAACGCGCAGCGTCGCCCCGACCGCTGCCGGCGAGCGCCTGCTCGCCACCCTGTCGCCGGCACTGGCCGGGTTGGCCGACGAGATCGAGGCGCTGTCCCAGGCACGCGGGGCAGCGGTCGGCACCGTCCGGATCACGACGGGCAAACACGCCGCCGACACAGTGCTGTGGCCGATGCTCCCGTCCTTCATGCGCCGCCACCCCGGCATAGAGGTGGAGGTGTGCGTGGAGGGCGGGATGACCGACGTCGTGGCGGGCCGCTACGATGCGGGCATCCGGCTAGGCGAGCGATTGGAGAAGGACATGATCGCGCTGGCGGTCGGGCCTCCGCTTCGCGTCGCGGTGGTGGCCGCTCCCAGCTATCTGAGCGACCATCCGGCGCCGATGGAGCCCGCCGACCTCATGGCGCATCGCTGTGTCGCCTACGGCGACGCACGTGGTGACCTGTCCCCCTGGTCGTTCGAGCGCGACGGCCGTGTGGTGACGGTCAAGCCAGGCCGCGGGCCGGTGTTCAACGACGGCGACCTGCTGGTGGCCGCCGCTCTCGAGGGTTTCGGCATCCTCTACATACTGGAGGACCTGGTGGCGGCGCCGATTGCCGATGGGCGTCTCACCCGCCTGCTGGAGCCATGGTGCGAGCCGTTCGCCGGCTACCACCTCTATTACCCCGATCGGAGGGGGACGACGGCCTTCGAACTGTTCAAGGAGGCGCTTCGAGAAAGCAGGGCCGCGTGA